The genomic segment ATGCCACGCAACCTGTCTGAGGCTGCACGGAGCCAGCTCACAGAGTGAGTAGGGGCAAGGGGGGGGTCGTGTCATGCTTCAATGAGGGGTCTGTTTTATATGTCAGAAATTGAataagaagtttaaaaaagcccaaaaaaaccttaatcttttttttatctcttagTCATACATTGTGCGTGTCTTgaaaaggataaaataaaatttgcagaGGTTTGATGGTTTGTTGTACAATCACATTTTGATGTGTCTTTTGCTCACAGGTGGTATTTCAGGCATTTGGAGTAAAGGCTTTTGTGGAGCACAACCACCTTGTAGATGTGCTGTTGTTACTGCTGCTGTATGGCTGGGCAGTTGTGCCTCTGATGTACCTGCTCAGCTTCCTCTTCTCCACTGCTGCTACGCGCCTACACACGCCTCACCATCTTCAACATGATCTCTGGCACTGCTACCTTTCTGGGCTGTCAATCATGACCATCCCAGGTGAGCGATGGACCATCAAAAATAGCAGACATAGAAAATTTTTCAAATTATGGCAATCCCCAAAATATAAGAGAGAGCTCCTGTTTTTTATAAAGGCCTTTTTTCAAGGAATATGATCATTTTGACGAGAATACCAGACTTGCaagcccaaaaaaaaaaaaaaaaaagaaatagcagccattcataaaacaaaaacatgaagtaaATACCATTAAATGGCTAGTGTGTTTGCATTATTGCTTTTTACCACCTGGCTTGGCTATGTCGCTTACCATATACCATATGCAGTACTTATGTGTGGGAAGACAGATAGGGCTCATGTTCCAGGAAATGACACTTGGTTGATTGAAGAGCCTTTGCAGAGAGGAGTGGGATGTGTGAAGCTTTCTTGTTGTGAAATGGTGCAAAACATTGCTGTGATTTCATATGTATGTGAGGAGATGCCTGCATCTGCAAACACTACCCAGGTTACCATGGAAAAAGTatggagagagaagaaaatagcaaacaagtaaaaaagaaTAATCATTTTTACTGACTGTCTTTTCTTAATTGTCGTCTACAGAACTGAACTTGCAGGACATGTCACACTTACTGGATAAAGTTTTCCTGATCTTCCCAAACTATTGCCTGGGCATGTCTTTTAGCCAGTTCTACCAGAACTACGAATACATCTCATTTTGCACCTCCAGTCCTGTCAGCCGCGTAATCTGCAAATACTTAAGTAAGTACAACTTCAGCCTAACCAGAGAGGATGAAAAGATCTGGTATAATAGttctaaaaacatgtttgacttCATGTCAGTCAATGCAAAGGAAAACTGGAAATTGgttgtaaataagataaataatcCACTGGGTTCTGAACACTAATAAAATTCCACTAATTTCCATACggttgtttttgcttgtttgtgacTATCCCGCTAACTTCAATGTAACTTAACACTTCTCTGTTTTTAGACATCACATACCAGACAAACTACTTCTCAATGTCAGAGCCTGGTGTTGGGCGCTTTCCTCGTGGGGCCTTCTCCGTGCAGGGTGTTGTCTTCATCATTCTGCTGTTTGTCATCGAGTTGCAGTGTATCCGCACTGTCTGGCGACTCCTCACTTCCCTGTGCAGAAGACGCAAACAGGTAGATGCATTGTGAGAGCACTGAGGATGACTGtttgacatttcctttaaagaAAAGCCCTAGCAGCTATAGTTTGCTCTATGTAGGAAGCACTTTTTAGTTtgaataaacatgttaaaaaaggaAACGTTCTTAATTATATTTGTCTTCTGTGATGGGATGTGTACTTTGCTGTAAAAGTCTTTGCACACAGTTGGAGAGTTGGAATTCTAATCcctgtacaaataaaacaacataaatctcAGACATTAGTTTTGCACAATCTCAGTCTGTTGTGCTGTTGAGCCAAGTTAGTCTAAtcttaatgaaatattaaattaattcaatttcTGCAGAACACTACAAACTTATCCACAACAACATATCCTGTTAaaattgttatttaaatatttagcgGAATAATACACAACAGTTCTTtgattaaatattgttttttactGTAAGTTTTAGTGAAGTTCTTGAAAGTTTTGGGTAATTCATGTTTATCTTTTAAgtttggttttgtgtgtgtcagttgCCTCTTATAGAGGATGCAGCATTCCAACCAGAGGACAGAGATGTGGCTGATGAGAGGAAGAGGGTTCTGGAGTGGCAGCCGATGTGGAGTCTATGGTTGGGAGCCCCCTCATATTGCAGGAGCTCAGCAAGGTATTAAGCTCCCCAGTCTAACTGCTGAAATATGCATGATTCCAGCTATGTGAAATTATGGCACAAACCCACTGTTATCTGTCCCTCGCAGGTGTACAGCAGCGGGAAAGTCTTCTGCGTGTGGACAGGCTGTCTCTCGCTGTAGGAAAAGGAGAGTGTTTTGGCCTCCTGGGCTTTAAGGGGCAGGGAAGACCACAACATTTAAGATGCTGACAGGCGATGAGGATGTTACATCTGGGGACGCATACATTGATGGATACAGCATCTTGAGGGACATTAGAAGGTGAGAGGAGGGAGATGGGATGGATGAGTGTTTATAGATAGCTTTTGGTtccaaaataacaaaatctTTGCTGTTGAAGCACACTGCTTCTAACACACTGAAATTTGACAAGAACATTTATCTTGGCATTACAGGTTCAGCAGCGCATAGGTACTGTCCTCAATTTGAGCTGTACGGACCacatgacaggaagagagactcTGTGTATGATATGCCAGGCTCAGAGGAATACCAGAGAAATATGTGTCTGGCTGTGTGGAGAATGTCCTGAGATCACTGCTGCTTGAACCTCACGCTGATAAACTAGTCCGCAGCTACAGGTTGGTAGATTTTGTGTTAGACAGGAACGCATATTACCCTAGGTATTGCTCTGTTATGTCGATCAGTTTACTTAATTAAGTCTTATGATCATAAACAGTGGCGGTAACAAGCGTAAGCTGAGCGCAGGCATGGCCCTGATTGGTGGGCCTCCTGTTATCTTCTTGGATGAACCGTCAACGGGATGGACCCTGTGGCCAGGAGGCTGTTGTGGGATGCTATTACACGCACGCGAGAGTCTGGCAAGGCCATAATTATTACATCTCACAGGTGAGCTTCTTTAGAATGTATTGGGTGTCAGCTAGAATAACTTTGATCACTACATTGGGCTAATGAAAAGATGTGAAGATGCTGACATATTTTGCTGTTACATGGATGTGTTTACTCACCAGTATGGAGGAGTGTGAGGCCCTGTGCACCAGGCTGGCAGTGAATGGTCAACGGTCAGTTCAAGTGCCTTGGGAGGTCCCCAGCATCTAAAGAGCAAGTTTGGCAGCGGATACACCCTGCTGGCTAAAGTCCATGTAGAGGCTGAGTTGGAGGACAGCGACCTGCTGCTTTTTTAAAGACTTCATCGAAAGCACCTTCCCAGGTTAGAGGTGTCAAAATGTCTCATAACGCAAAAACAGCTGaacataaatgtgttttcatagCAGTAAATGTAATCTCTGTTTACCATGCACAGCTCTAATCAATGgaagctgttttttattttttactatccttgtaaaagaataataaagcagttttaaattaattttctccTGCAACAGGAAGTCAACTCAAAGATGAGCACCAGGGAATGGTGCACTACCATTTGACTGACAAAGCACTAACATGGGCACAGGTACAGTATTTTCATGATTAAACAACTGAGAATTGCTCAAGGAATAACAGAGTTAAAGCTGTCCCTGCACTGGTGTTGTGTCAGTTCGCCCTCTAGTGGACAAAATAATACACAAAGGAATTAATTGAAAAGTTTCCTGTTCTCCTTCtactttaatttagaaaaaaaaaaatcctgataaaGTAATTTTATTCTATAGTCAGGGTAAACAATTGTAGGACAGATGTGTATGATGGAACATGCCAGCAGTTTGTAATTcaggaaaacaatgacaaaaaacaaacaaacaaaaatagtaaaaatacaaaataaaaaaacataatttaaagaaatttttCATAAATTTTGTTGCTCCTAAAGATTAAATGTCTCTGAAAAGCtaactttaaacaaacaagcaaaaacaaccATATGGAAAATCAGAAACTGGGTTAAGGTTACACTAGTATATCAGTAGGTGTTtaggatttcttctttttttttaaattgtacattAAATTCAGATTTCAGCCATACGTTGAACATTTTTTGTCCATCATCATTCTCCATTTCTGTGTCCAGGTGTTCGGCACTTTGGAGGCAGCCAAAGAGAAATACCACATTGAAGACTACTTGTGTGAGCCAGATATCACTTGAACAAGTGTTTCTCAGCTTTGCCCAGTTCCAGCACTGCACTCAGACTGGGAGCAAGTAGGAGACGGGAATCTGTCCATCGTCCCACTTTCTGCTAGTGCGTATGTATAAGCTGTGTAAAAGGACTGAACACAGGCTGGAGCAGATCATTGTTATCTCCAGATGATTTTACCAACACACACTTGATAGTCTGgtctcaaacattttatttggccGCACCACCTTTGTTTGCTCCTTCATGCTGTTTGTTGCTATGTGAATGTAGGGACactgatgttattttttttgtcatgatcATGGCGTGTGGGCTCTTGATTATACCATTCAATGAAATCTCTTCTCTGCACTTTTAATAGTGAcgtcaaaaacaaagaaattactaAACCACTACACTAAACTGTGTGTGACAGGGTTTGTTTGCATATGCGTGCGCATTAAGCATCtgtacatatttttgtttttgttatttatgacTTTTATTACCACCTTATTGTTCCAAGAATTTATTGTGCTTTTTCTTGGTGATCATCAGTCATAACAAGAGAGTGAACCACTCATACTGATGTGATTGTAAAATCATTGCACACCTTAGAGCCATTTTTAACAAATGaggatttttgtttctttactttGCCTTTTGCAGATAAACTGGTCATCCTCAAGAGCCTCTTAATGTTGTTCGCATATGTTACATAATCTGACATGTTCTTGGTACTAAAACCACTGACCCCATGCAAGACTATTTATTTGGGCTCAATAAGGAATGCATGCATAAAAGCATCACACAAAGCAtgagaaagaggggaaaaaaggaagagaccCGCTAGTGACCAATACAGGACCATGCTAAACTGAAGTTTATCTTTACTCTCTACTTATTCCATTCTGAGAAGAGTCACTACTTCTCTGTTGTCAGTTCTTGTGATGCAATCATTCTGCTTTTTGCTGACAAGTTACAGCAGCAGTGTGCGATGGGATGTTAGCCATTACAGTTTACATGAAGGTTGAATTAAATCCTGAAGTCAGTGCATGATGCAGGAGGCTATTTTCACATGCTGCTGGGGTAGCAGTCAAATTTGAAGTCTTGTTGTGAGTGATTTGGACCTACGTATGTTTCCCTGTAGCTGTGTGGGAGTGCTGCAGAGAGTATTGCAGCACAGTTCCTAAATTCATTAGAATTTTTCTGCACTACCGGATGACAAACTTTATAAACTGAGTGATTGTTACTGTtcagtaaagttaaaaaaaaaaaaggaaaaaaaaaaaggttgatcGTTGTCTTCATGTAAAACTGTTCCTTTAAAGAATGTCCAAAAATCcaacaaataaagtaaaactgctAGTTCTCTGGATACAAACAGATGCCTTGTTCTGTAAAAGAATGATCattaaagtgcttttttttctttttttttgtgtcctATTGTGAATTTGGTTTCGCGATGAACCTCAGTTCAGAGTGAACCCAGATTATTTCTTCCCAAAGCCTAAAAACCTTGTAAAACGATGTATATATTGTATAGACATATAGAGCAACAATTAATGTTTCCAAAAAATATTTCCATGCATACTGATGAGAAATATAGTCACAATCATATGCTTTCCATACAGTATAATACTATAATCTGGGAAGAATAAACAGATAATGTACAAATAACATTCCTGCtcagtgaaaaaacaaaaactaaattgcTTTACAGAAGTGAGTTGAATGTGATgtgttacttaaaaaaaagcactCAGTTACTTTTATGACCTGTTTTTTCTATGATTTTTCAGAGCTTCCTTCGTGCCATCTGGTGTGAATAAAGTTAAATGTTATGTTATATGTTGGTCCTGGCAAGACAACCTCTTCATGTGTCCTTTTTATTGCCTTTCTTATATATTTGCACAATTGAGCTCTCATTACATACCTGACTTGAAAAAGTTGCAAAGTGAAGCAGAGAAATGTTTGCACTGCTGATGTGTGAGAGAACTGAGTCCTGCTGAAATATGATGTATCATATTTAAAAAGGGAACGTACATCATTGTAATTGTGTACTGTACTGTACCATGGAGCTGACCCTGTCAAATGTGTATGTATCgctcttctttttaaaataaaacgaTGCTCTATGCAAATGTTGGGAGAAAATCTGTCTCATCTTACACTTCTGaatgtttaaattataaatatatcatAAAATTACTTATTTATACCCATTTTGTatataaacttagcacaaaaaatatgttcttttgtgtttggtcaattatttctttttttgtgacaaTGCTTACTGGTAACAAATCTTATATTATTGGAAAGCCTGTTTGTTTCCCTTTAATATGAGGCCACACTTTGTCTGATGAGCATATAATGACTTGCCAaatcttgtatgtgtgtgtaagatttattgtcaaaaaaaagcattgttacAGAAGGgcataatcaaccaaacacaaagctacttatttctaataaaataaaaaaatatgttgtaattattaaaaattgtaCTTTTATTCAGGCATGTGACAGCCTAAACCTACTCTTTAGTCACCTGTAATTAGATGTTCTGTAATTGGAGTAGAGCTTCAGTATTACGGGAACTTAACCCTAGTTCAACAAGCTGTGTTGCCAACCTCACTGTGCCTTTATAGGCTACCTTTGTTCTCCTGTGTATAGAAACAGCCCAATTCTCATTgatatgtttttctgtttctgttgtcaGAGCCTGAAAAAGTCCAAAAAGGTGCTAGAAAAGATGTTTATTAAGACCAGGTTCTCTGCCCCACACCACTCGACATTgttctgttttaataaaatgttgagTTGTATAAATGAATTATCTGACAGAAACACCATAAAGATCaatttgaaaatattatttaagtAGTGATTTTTGACAATATCTGTAATGACAATTCAGAGAAAAAGTAATGAATGATGTTATTTTGTGCACCTTAGTTCTTCCACTGCTTTGGACCTACAGCAGCTGGAGTTGGTCAGAAGATGTTCTCTCGGCTTCCTTGTAGTTACCAAGGGAGCGTTACTGCTAATTTTAAGTAGTTAAGATTTGGCTTAAAATTCATTAGAACTGATCGAGACCTCTCTGCCCTTGGGATACTAAAACACGTGATGTTTAAGTTCAGGAGGCGGGCAAAAGAAGAGTCAAACCACACATCCACACAACCCACAACAACCCAAACACAATCCACTGAGATTTTCACTGAAACACAACAAGCACCGTGTTTTCCACCAGGTGGATTATCAGCCAGGTGGACCGCTAGCTGCAGAGTAAATGGAGCTTTTGAAGGATTTTGCCTTCTCCTACTTCTCCAGTCCCATCACGGTAATGGGAGTTGGTATCGTTCTGTTAGTCCTTTATCTTTTCCCAGCTACTTCCACTTCTGCTGTGCTGGGGAAAGAGCCTCCAGGACCGAGGCCTCTGCCTCTGCTTGGCAACCTGTTGCAGCTTGATCTCAAGAGACCTTACAAAACATTATGTGAGGTAGGTTAGTACTCCATTTTCGAAAGAAGCCTTTCTTTGACTGATAAACTACTGTTTGTATCACATTGAtagaatttaattttttcttttcaatcagCTTTCTAAGAAACACGGGTCTGTATTTACTGTGTACTTTGGACCCAAGAAGGTGGTGGTCCTGGCTGGTTACAAGACAGTCAAAGAGGCTCTGGTCAGCTATGCAGAGGAGTTTGGAGATCGAGACATCTCACCTATATTCTATGATATAAACAGAGGTCATGGTATGACCTACCTgtacaatacatttttttaatatatttaataatactacaacaaaaataagtaaatatttatagTTCTTACAAAAGAACATATTCCAAATttgatgtaaaatgttcttgtgtATATATGTTATATGTCATACATGTTATATATGCATTATGTATACACTATTTGCAggactttattttatatttcatattgtgTTTTAAAGGAATTCTGTTTGCAAATGGAGATTCGTGGAAAGAGATGCGTCGTTTTGCTCTTGCCACCCTCAGAGACTTTGGGATGGGCAAAAGAGTTGCTGAAGAAAAAATCTTAGAGGAATGTGGCCATTTGATTCAAACGTTTGAAAAACACGACGgtatcatgtttttattctgtgtgtGGAAGTGATGACACAGCTTCTTGTTTACATAGAAATGTGTCCTGAAAATGAAAGTGTCATCTCTGTAATGTTTGTTACTTTTTAGCTTATTAACAAAGATTGATAGTTGTGCTGAAATCATCAGCAATTTGTTGCCCACATAAATTGTGTTGTACATTATTCCTCTCTGTTGCTTTGCAGGGAAACCATTTGACACAACATGTCCAATAAATTATGCAGCATCTAACATCATCTCCTCTATTGTGTATGGGAGCAGATTTGAATACAATGATCCCCGATTCAGAAACCTTGTGAGTCGAGCCAAGGAGACAATACACATTACAGGTTCTGTAACAATCCAGGTAagcttaacatttttattctcctagaatgaaccatttatatctacttgctgtgtgtttacatacattacagctgccatatttgtacCACCATgtttactatggtgtctctgaatggacaaacaactgatGGTGATGTGAGAAGCCTTTGAGCTTTACAACTGAAagaccagctttgtttgataggtgcaaGGTGCTGTGGGATAAGTAGCACCTTTGAAGGCatatagaagaagacagtacacatgtacacaattttgacctgaggccactggatcacctcgcagataaaaacatgctgaagtctggaagaattttggccactgacgacCACTGTctattcacaactgtgcttgacATATGAAATCATTTATATGTTCATCATTTCAGCCTTCATCTTGACAGAGTCCCACCCATGTTCAGTAATCTCATTCTGTTCAGTAATCCTACTAGTGTTCCTTTAaagatcattattatttttttattatatattttacctTGTTGACTTTTGTTGAAAGTTAATGTTGGTCActgatgcaaacacataaacatttaGATATGTGATTTTGCAGCTTTACAACATGTTTCCTTGGTTGGTCAAATGGATAAAGAACCGACGGGTGATTTTAAGAAATGTTAAGAAGACTGTCAGAGATGTGAAGGACTTAATCCAGCATCTGAAAGGGACACTGAACCCTCAGATATGCAGAGGACTTGTGGATTGTTTTCTGATACGGAAGCAGAAAGAGGAGGTAAGGCCACACGCTTTCCATCTTTTTAAGAACAATTGTTCTTCAAGTGTTCATcatgcatgtttgcatgtggaTGTTCTTTCTTTTAGGACTCTTGTGTTATGAACACTAACTTCAATGAGGACAACTTGGTATTCACAGTGACCAACCTGTTTGCTGCTGGCACTGACACCACAGCTACTACACTGAGTTGGTGTCTGCTCTTGATGGCCAGATATCCACATATTCAGGGTAAGTGAGTAAAAGgtaaagcttggcaattttgtCAGTGTGGACACAGATATTTATAATCATATA from the Melanotaenia boesemani isolate fMelBoe1 chromosome 2, fMelBoe1.pri, whole genome shotgun sequence genome contains:
- the LOC121651116 gene encoding cytochrome P450 2K1-like isoform X1, with the protein product MELLKDFAFSYFSSPITVMGVGIVLLVLYLFPATSTSAVLGKEPPGPRPLPLLGNLLQLDLKRPYKTLCELSKKHGSVFTVYFGPKKVVVLAGYKTVKEALVSYAEEFGDRDISPIFYDINRGHGILFANGDSWKEMRRFALATLRDFGMGKRVAEEKILEECGHLIQTFEKHDGKPFDTTCPINYAASNIISSIVYGSRFEYNDPRFRNLVSRAKETIHITGSVTIQLYNMFPWLVKWIKNRRVILRNVKKTVRDVKDLIQHLKGTLNPQICRGLVDCFLIRKQKEEDSCVMNTNFNEDNLVFTVTNLFAAGTDTTATTLSWCLLLMARYPHIQDQVQEELARVIGSREVRVDDRKNLPFTDAVIHETQRMANIIPMSLPHKTSRDVIFQGYFIKEGTTIFPLLSSVLYDESEWESPYTFNPFHFLDKEGKFIRRDAFLPFSAGRRVCLGESLAKMELFLFFTSLLQRFRFTPPPGVSVEELNLTPATGFVLAPSPHELCAVSLQ
- the LOC121651116 gene encoding cytochrome P450 2K1-like isoform X2, which codes for MELLKDFAFSYFSSPITVMGVGIVLLVLYLFPATSTSAVLGKEPPGPRPLPLLGNLLQLDLKRPYKTLCEKVVVLAGYKTVKEALVSYAEEFGDRDISPIFYDINRGHGILFANGDSWKEMRRFALATLRDFGMGKRVAEEKILEECGHLIQTFEKHDGKPFDTTCPINYAASNIISSIVYGSRFEYNDPRFRNLVSRAKETIHITGSVTIQLYNMFPWLVKWIKNRRVILRNVKKTVRDVKDLIQHLKGTLNPQICRGLVDCFLIRKQKEEDSCVMNTNFNEDNLVFTVTNLFAAGTDTTATTLSWCLLLMARYPHIQDQVQEELARVIGSREVRVDDRKNLPFTDAVIHETQRMANIIPMSLPHKTSRDVIFQGYFIKEGTTIFPLLSSVLYDESEWESPYTFNPFHFLDKEGKFIRRDAFLPFSAGRRVCLGESLAKMELFLFFTSLLQRFRFTPPPGVSVEELNLTPATGFVLAPSPHELCAVSLQ